Proteins encoded in a region of the Variovorax sp. PAMC 28711 genome:
- a CDS encoding TRAP transporter permease — protein sequence MNPVAAPMDAVGTADAALQKPDEPGTPPFVGALFWVAVAFSVFQVITAAFSPLSSSVVRAVHVGFLLLLTFVLYPPLRQRWLGWGVGVVAFGTGLYHWAFEADLIQRAGDLTTADMVVGVLVIALVFEGARRIMGFALPLICAMFLAYGLFGQYLPGVLAHRGYGIDQIVGQLGFGTEGIYGTPTYVSSSYIYLFILFGAFLEQAGMITLFTDFALGLFGHTKGGPAKVAVVSSGLMGTISGSGVANVVTTGQFTIPLMKRFGYNSAFAGGVEATSSMGGQIMPPVMGAVAFIMAETIDVPYVEICKAAAIPAMLYFLTAFIMVHLEAGRRGLIGMPKDQCPDPWAAIKLRWYLILPLAVLVWLLFSGYTPLFSGMVGLALTVVLIFGAAITTRFGGNTLRMIFWILIGLAASSFFAYGIGAIMALALVMAAVLWFLKGGRATLRTAVNSLAEGAKHALPVGIACALVGVIIGILTLTGAATLFAGYIIQIGKDSLFLSLVLTMLVCLVLGMGIPTIPNYIITSSLAAPALLQLGVPLIVSHMFVFYFGIMADLTPPVALAAFAAAPIAKESGLKIGMQALRIAIAGFVVPFMAVYAPALMLQGGTWFDTGYVVLKAIAAIILWGGAAIGYWIGPLRWFERLWAFVAAGFLVAALPATDEIGLGMAGALALWHVIRLRRSRAAPV from the coding sequence ATGAACCCGGTGGCCGCGCCGATGGACGCCGTCGGCACTGCCGACGCGGCCCTCCAAAAACCCGACGAGCCGGGCACACCCCCCTTCGTCGGGGCGTTGTTCTGGGTGGCCGTCGCGTTCTCCGTCTTCCAGGTCATCACGGCCGCCTTCAGCCCGCTGTCGAGCTCCGTGGTCAGGGCGGTCCACGTTGGATTCCTGCTGCTGCTCACATTCGTCCTGTATCCGCCGCTGCGTCAGCGCTGGCTGGGGTGGGGCGTCGGCGTGGTGGCATTCGGGACCGGGCTCTACCACTGGGCATTCGAGGCCGATCTGATTCAGCGGGCGGGCGACCTGACCACCGCCGACATGGTGGTCGGCGTGCTCGTCATTGCGCTGGTGTTCGAAGGCGCACGTCGAATCATGGGGTTCGCGTTGCCGCTGATCTGCGCGATGTTCCTGGCGTATGGCCTGTTCGGCCAGTATCTGCCCGGCGTGCTGGCGCACCGCGGCTACGGCATTGATCAGATCGTCGGCCAGCTCGGTTTCGGCACCGAGGGCATCTATGGCACGCCGACCTACGTGTCGTCTTCCTACATCTACCTGTTCATCCTGTTCGGCGCGTTTCTCGAGCAGGCCGGGATGATCACGCTGTTCACCGACTTTGCGCTGGGCCTGTTCGGCCACACCAAGGGCGGCCCGGCCAAGGTGGCGGTGGTGTCCTCCGGTCTGATGGGGACCATCAGCGGCTCGGGGGTCGCGAACGTCGTGACCACCGGCCAGTTCACCATTCCGCTGATGAAGCGTTTCGGCTACAACTCGGCTTTTGCCGGCGGCGTCGAGGCCACATCGAGCATGGGCGGGCAGATCATGCCGCCCGTCATGGGCGCCGTTGCGTTCATCATGGCGGAGACGATCGACGTGCCGTACGTGGAGATCTGCAAGGCGGCGGCCATCCCGGCGATGCTCTATTTCCTGACCGCGTTCATCATGGTTCATCTGGAGGCCGGTCGCCGTGGGCTGATCGGCATGCCGAAGGACCAGTGCCCCGATCCATGGGCTGCGATCAAGCTGCGCTGGTACCTCATCCTGCCGCTGGCGGTGCTGGTCTGGTTGCTGTTCTCGGGCTATACGCCGCTGTTCTCGGGGATGGTGGGACTGGCGCTCACGGTCGTGCTGATCTTCGGCGCGGCGATCACGACGCGCTTCGGTGGCAACACCTTGCGCATGATCTTCTGGATCCTGATCGGCCTGGCGGCATCCTCGTTTTTCGCCTACGGCATCGGCGCCATCATGGCGCTGGCCCTTGTCATGGCGGCCGTGCTCTGGTTTCTGAAGGGCGGTCGTGCCACGCTTCGCACCGCGGTGAATTCGCTGGCCGAGGGCGCCAAGCATGCGCTGCCGGTCGGCATCGCCTGCGCGCTCGTCGGTGTGATCATCGGCATCCTGACCTTGACAGGCGCGGCCACGCTGTTCGCGGGTTACATCATCCAGATCGGCAAGGACAGCCTGTTCCTGAGCCTGGTGCTCACGATGCTGGTGTGCCTTGTGCTGGGCATGGGCATTCCGACGATCCCGAACTACATCATCACCAGTTCGCTGGCCGCGCCAGCGCTGCTGCAACTGGGCGTGCCGCTTATCGTCTCGCACATGTTCGTGTTCTATTTCGGCATCATGGCCGACCTCACGCCGCCGGTGGCACTGGCGGCGTTCGCAGCGGCGCCGATCGCCAAGGAATCGGGACTGAAGATCGGCATGCAGGCCTTGCGCATCGCCATCGCCGGCTTCGTGGTGCCGTTCATGGCGGTCTACGCGCCGGCATTGATGCTGCAGGGCGGCACCTGGTTCGACACCGGGTACGTGGTGTTGAAGGCGATCGCAGCGATCATTCTGTGGGGTGGCGCGGCCATCGGCTACTGGATCGGCCCGCTGCGCTGGTTCGAACGGCTGTGGGCCTTCGTGGCCGCGGGCTTCCTGGTCGCCGCACTGCCGGCGACCGACGAGATCGGGCTTGGCATGGCCGGCGCGCTCGCGTTGTGGCACGTGATCCGGCTGCGCCGCAGCCGTGCGGCGCCGGTCTGA
- a CDS encoding DUF1850 domain-containing protein: MVGLAAVCLAAGALHVAIPADHFTLRWQHSIEKVEWDEDYVVAGNWLMLSGARIRGSGAGMEPPPDAWLDHGVWHYTLADPWRKELVLARSDYSRDYALCFDGRCSSMGQWIPTSAGTTVLSACQHTRPDTHDRQTSQTHQPAR, from the coding sequence ATGGTGGGCCTCGCCGCAGTCTGCCTGGCGGCCGGCGCGCTTCACGTGGCCATCCCGGCCGACCACTTCACGTTGCGGTGGCAACACTCGATCGAGAAGGTCGAATGGGACGAGGACTACGTTGTCGCAGGCAATTGGCTCATGCTGAGCGGCGCCCGCATCCGCGGCTCGGGCGCTGGCATGGAGCCGCCACCCGACGCCTGGCTGGACCACGGCGTGTGGCACTACACCCTGGCCGACCCGTGGCGTAAGGAACTCGTGCTGGCGCGCTCCGACTACTCGCGTGACTACGCGTTGTGTTTCGACGGGCGATGCAGCAGCATGGGCCAATGGATTCCCACTTCAGCCGGCACGACGGTGCTCAGCGCTTGCCAGCACACGCGACCCGACACCCATGACCGCCAGACTTCGCAAACTCATCAACCAGCTCGGTGA
- a CDS encoding DUF2254 domain-containing protein, with protein sequence MTARLRKLINQLGETFWLLPGGMVLGGILLAFALLGIDQSGRLPAWLTDSHWLYNGGGTGARTLLGAIASSTIGVAGTVFSITIAALSLAAGQMGPRLLRNFTRDRGVQITLGAYLGTFSYALMVLRSVRTQEEGPFTPHLALTVGILLAFACVGTLVYFVAHMANRINVDTVVELVSDDIRHAMNAVVTDKAQPAPPPAMFWADAVPVVDTRRGYLQQLDEAGLANWAAKNGTAIRLLVRRGDYVFPGAPIALLSVQVPEAEDAIRNATALGATRGSGGDAEYAVRQLVEVAVRALSPGINDPHTAMSVLDRLGAALCDLAGTHLPSGVTMRDDAVALVVPNVSYRSLVNVMFHMIRQNAAGSTAVMIRLLDVLTAVAACESDKDRRAALLDHANMVWLDAQRNIANSSDLADVGRRHDTLRRTLAHGALGAIGARSL encoded by the coding sequence ATGACCGCCAGACTTCGCAAACTCATCAACCAGCTCGGTGAAACCTTCTGGCTGTTGCCCGGCGGCATGGTGCTCGGTGGCATCTTGCTGGCCTTCGCGCTCCTCGGCATCGACCAGAGCGGCCGCTTGCCCGCCTGGTTGACCGACAGTCACTGGTTGTACAACGGCGGCGGGACGGGCGCGCGTACCTTGCTCGGTGCGATCGCCTCATCGACGATCGGCGTCGCCGGTACGGTGTTCTCCATCACCATTGCCGCGCTGTCGCTCGCGGCCGGGCAGATGGGACCGCGCCTGCTGCGCAATTTCACACGCGACCGCGGCGTGCAGATCACGCTCGGGGCCTACCTCGGCACCTTTTCCTATGCGTTGATGGTGCTTCGCAGCGTCAGGACGCAAGAGGAGGGGCCATTCACCCCGCACCTTGCGCTGACGGTGGGCATCCTGCTGGCCTTCGCCTGCGTGGGGACGCTCGTTTACTTCGTGGCCCACATGGCCAACCGCATCAATGTCGACACCGTGGTCGAACTGGTCAGCGACGACATCCGCCATGCCATGAACGCCGTGGTGACGGACAAGGCGCAACCGGCGCCACCACCCGCCATGTTCTGGGCCGACGCGGTGCCAGTCGTCGACACCCGCCGCGGCTACCTGCAGCAGCTCGACGAAGCGGGATTGGCAAACTGGGCCGCAAAAAACGGCACGGCCATTCGTTTGCTGGTGCGACGCGGCGATTATGTTTTTCCGGGCGCGCCGATCGCGCTCCTGTCGGTCCAGGTTCCCGAGGCCGAGGACGCGATTCGCAACGCGACCGCGCTGGGCGCCACCCGTGGCAGCGGCGGCGATGCCGAGTACGCGGTGCGACAACTGGTGGAAGTGGCGGTCCGCGCCCTCTCGCCGGGCATCAACGACCCGCACACGGCGATGAGCGTGCTCGACCGGCTCGGCGCCGCACTGTGCGATCTGGCCGGCACCCATCTGCCGAGCGGCGTGACGATGCGCGATGACGCGGTCGCGCTGGTCGTGCCGAATGTGAGCTATCGCAGCCTGGTCAACGTCATGTTCCACATGATCCGCCAGAACGCCGCCGGGAGCACGGCCGTGATGATCCGGCTGCTCGACGTGCTGACGGCCGTTGCGGCCTGCGAAAGCGACAAGGATCGACGCGCGGCGCTGCTGGACCATGCCAACATGGTCTGGCTGGACGCGCAGCGCAACATCGCGAACAGCTCCGATCTTGCCGACGTCGGCCGAAGGCACGACACATTGCGCCGTACGCTTGCCCACGGCGCCTTGGGCGCCATCGGTGCCCGGAGTCTCTAG
- a CDS encoding cation:proton antiporter gives MLDIAAICLVVTALLAYLNHRFVRLPTTIGVMAIALFISLVMVGLDAIGLDHGLRQYEESFLRSIDFTDVLMQGMLSFLLFAGALHVDLRALRQYRWQVATLALVGTLISTVVVGVGMWLVLPLVNVELSLLHCLIFGALISPTDPIAVMGILSSAGAPKNLELVIAGESLFNDGVGVVVFALLLGVLASGTTPTIEGAGAILLREAGGGIAFGLVLGFVTFHLLRSIDQYQVEVLLTLATVMGGYALASHLHVSGPLAMVVCGLMIGNGGRALAMSDHTRRYIDMFWELVDEILNAVLFVLIGMEVLLIAFTVPILFAGGVAILVTLAARWLTVGIPVRLASDLFKLPKGSSRVLAWGGLRGGISVALALSLPLGSEREIILALTYCVVVFSILVQGLTIGRVVRAAVGASR, from the coding sequence ATGCTCGACATCGCCGCCATCTGTCTCGTCGTCACCGCACTGCTGGCGTACCTCAACCACCGTTTCGTGCGGCTGCCCACCACCATCGGCGTGATGGCCATCGCGCTGTTCATTTCGCTCGTCATGGTCGGGCTCGATGCGATCGGCCTCGACCACGGGCTGCGGCAGTACGAAGAGTCGTTCCTGCGGTCGATCGACTTCACCGACGTGTTGATGCAGGGCATGTTGTCCTTTCTTCTTTTCGCAGGCGCGCTGCATGTCGACCTGCGTGCGCTGCGGCAGTACCGCTGGCAGGTCGCGACGCTTGCCTTGGTCGGCACGCTGATCTCGACCGTGGTCGTCGGCGTCGGCATGTGGCTGGTGCTTCCGCTGGTGAATGTGGAGCTTTCCCTGCTGCACTGCCTGATCTTCGGGGCGCTCATCTCACCGACCGATCCGATCGCCGTCATGGGGATCCTGAGTTCCGCCGGTGCGCCCAAGAACCTCGAGCTCGTCATTGCCGGCGAGTCGCTGTTCAACGACGGGGTCGGCGTGGTGGTCTTCGCGCTGCTGCTTGGCGTGCTGGCAAGCGGCACTACGCCGACGATCGAAGGGGCGGGCGCTATTTTGTTGCGCGAGGCAGGCGGCGGCATCGCATTCGGCCTGGTGCTGGGCTTTGTCACGTTCCATCTGTTGCGCAGCATCGACCAATACCAGGTGGAGGTCCTGCTCACGCTCGCCACCGTGATGGGCGGCTACGCACTCGCCAGCCACCTGCATGTTTCGGGTCCGCTGGCGATGGTCGTGTGCGGTCTCATGATCGGCAACGGCGGGCGCGCGCTTGCGATGTCCGATCACACGCGTCGCTACATCGACATGTTCTGGGAACTGGTCGATGAAATCCTGAACGCCGTGCTCTTCGTGCTCATCGGCATGGAGGTGCTGCTGATCGCGTTCACGGTGCCGATTCTGTTTGCGGGTGGCGTCGCCATCCTGGTGACGCTGGCGGCACGCTGGCTCACGGTCGGGATTCCCGTTCGGTTGGCGAGCGACCTGTTCAAGCTGCCGAAAGGGTCGTCGCGCGTGCTCGCATGGGGCGGGTTGCGGGGCGGCATCTCGGTGGCACTGGCGCTCTCACTGCCACTGGGTAGCGAACGCGAGATCATTCTCGCGCTCACGTACTGCGTGGTGGTGTTCTCGATCCTGGTTCAAGGACTGACCATCGGGCGAGTGGTGCGTGCCGCGGTCGGCGCTTCGCGCTGA
- a CDS encoding DUF1499 domain-containing protein: MKPSSSRLALVIVAVTASFMLASCSTPGPVPAGDRTALACTLPGSCVDSLGMGGLSPLKYRGTPAQAQARLEATLKTFPEAQVVHRETLAMQVIFTTPAGFRDQVDFQIDPAAESIDFRSRSLFGLFDFGKNRSRMQDFAQRFRSPV, encoded by the coding sequence ATGAAACCATCCTCGTCACGTCTTGCCCTGGTCATTGTGGCTGTCACAGCCTCGTTCATGCTGGCGAGCTGCTCCACGCCAGGCCCGGTGCCCGCCGGGGACCGCACGGCACTGGCATGCACACTGCCGGGAAGCTGTGTCGACTCTCTCGGGATGGGCGGCCTCTCGCCGCTCAAGTACCGCGGCACGCCGGCGCAGGCGCAGGCGCGACTCGAGGCGACGCTGAAGACGTTTCCCGAAGCTCAGGTCGTGCACCGGGAAACGCTGGCGATGCAGGTGATCTTCACCACGCCCGCGGGCTTCCGCGACCAGGTCGACTTTCAGATTGACCCCGCGGCCGAAAGCATCGATTTCCGGTCGCGTTCGCTGTTCGGCCTGTTCGACTTCGGCAAGAACCGCTCCCGCATGCAGGACTTCGCCCAGCGCTTCCGGTCGCCGGTTTGA
- a CDS encoding rhodanese-like domain-containing protein has product MNRGVKELLAAAEAAVPRISPEAARRQVAEHDALIVDVREADELAERGKVEGAVHVPRGLLEFRADPDSPLHDPEFRRDRTVILYCAVGGRSALAGMALQAMGYSSVFNLGSFPDWVDSGGTTDRIARLPSEHKR; this is encoded by the coding sequence GTGAACCGGGGCGTCAAGGAGCTGCTCGCAGCCGCCGAGGCTGCAGTGCCCCGCATTTCGCCGGAGGCGGCGCGACGACAAGTCGCCGAGCACGATGCGCTCATCGTGGACGTTCGCGAAGCCGATGAGCTTGCGGAACGCGGCAAGGTCGAGGGTGCGGTGCACGTTCCACGCGGCCTGCTGGAGTTCAGGGCCGATCCGGACTCGCCGCTGCACGACCCCGAGTTTCGCCGCGACAGAACGGTCATCCTCTACTGCGCCGTCGGAGGGCGGTCGGCGCTGGCCGGCATGGCGCTCCAGGCGATGGGCTATTCGTCGGTCTTCAACCTGGGCTCGTTCCCGGACTGGGTCGATTCGGGTGGTACTACCGATCGCATAGCCCGCTTGCCGAGCGAGCACAAGCGCTGA
- a CDS encoding DUF302 domain-containing protein, translating to MTFLKSATAALVLGCALAAHAADGLVVVKSPHSTADTASRLVAAVQARGLKLFARIDHAAGAATIGTTLRPTEVFIFGNPQGGTPLLECAQTAGIDLPLKALVWQDDKGQVWFGYNDPAWMAARHGASRCAVVPNLAKALAGLAAAATAP from the coding sequence ATGACATTCCTGAAATCGGCCACGGCCGCCCTGGTTCTGGGTTGCGCGCTCGCAGCGCATGCGGCCGATGGCCTGGTGGTGGTCAAAAGCCCGCATTCCACCGCCGACACAGCATCCCGCCTGGTGGCGGCCGTTCAGGCGCGCGGCCTGAAGCTCTTCGCGCGCATCGACCATGCCGCCGGTGCCGCGACCATCGGCACCACCTTGAGACCGACCGAGGTCTTCATCTTCGGCAATCCCCAAGGGGGCACGCCGCTGCTCGAATGCGCGCAGACGGCAGGCATCGACCTGCCACTCAAGGCCCTGGTCTGGCAAGACGACAAGGGCCAGGTCTGGTTCGGCTACAACGACCCGGCCTGGATGGCTGCACGCCACGGCGCATCGCGCTGCGCTGTCGTCCCGAATCTGGCGAAAGCGTTGGCAGGATTGGCAGCAGCGGCGACGGCGCCGTGA
- a CDS encoding sigma-70 family RNA polymerase sigma factor — protein MTLQQSAWPSANLRQQLDQRVALAVSEQQTQTAFMTKASPVPSVQRENKGAGASPAELVSIRSDMLRFAALQLGNREAAEDMVQEAMEAALRHLQGFTGQSSLKTWVFAILKNKIIDHLRQSRRTVNFSSLTNHADGDGELDVDALFNERGGWRDGPRPVAWPSPDEAVQSKQFWIVFETCLDLLAPRAGKIFMMREFLGFESEEICLQLDLTTSNLHVILHRSRLKLRGCLENGWVTPGARAC, from the coding sequence ATGACCTTGCAACAATCCGCTTGGCCCAGCGCGAACCTGCGCCAACAACTCGATCAGCGTGTCGCCTTGGCAGTGAGCGAACAGCAAACACAGACTGCTTTCATGACAAAAGCTTCTCCGGTCCCGTCAGTGCAACGGGAAAATAAGGGCGCCGGTGCGAGCCCTGCCGAACTGGTTTCGATACGCAGCGACATGCTCCGATTCGCCGCGCTCCAACTGGGCAACCGGGAAGCCGCCGAGGACATGGTGCAGGAAGCGATGGAGGCGGCGTTGCGGCACCTGCAAGGCTTCACGGGCCAGTCGTCGCTCAAGACCTGGGTCTTCGCGATCCTCAAGAACAAGATCATCGATCACCTGCGTCAGTCCAGGCGGACCGTCAACTTTTCGAGTTTGACGAACCACGCAGACGGAGACGGCGAGCTCGACGTCGATGCGTTGTTCAATGAGCGCGGTGGCTGGCGCGACGGGCCGCGTCCAGTGGCATGGCCCAGCCCTGACGAGGCGGTGCAGTCCAAACAGTTTTGGATCGTGTTCGAAACCTGCCTTGACCTGCTGGCGCCCAGAGCAGGAAAGATCTTCATGATGCGGGAGTTTCTCGGCTTCGAATCCGAAGAGATCTGTTTGCAGCTCGACCTCACCACGAGCAACCTGCACGTCATCCTTCACCGGTCGCGCCTCAAGTTGCGTGGCTGCCTCGAAAACGGCTGGGTCACACCGGGAGCCCGCGCATGCTGA
- a CDS encoding zf-HC2 domain-containing protein gives MLNCKEVTEMCSQEMERDLRLQERMSLRMHLMMCSGCSNFRRQMHTMRSAMQHYASGGAVSTSDEPGGDR, from the coding sequence ATGCTGAACTGCAAGGAAGTGACGGAGATGTGCTCGCAAGAGATGGAGCGCGACCTGCGGTTGCAGGAGCGGATGTCGTTGCGCATGCACCTGATGATGTGCAGTGGCTGCAGCAACTTCCGGCGCCAGATGCACACGATGCGCAGTGCCATGCAGCACTATGCGAGCGGCGGCGCGGTCTCGACCTCCGACGAGCCAGGCGGCGACCGATGA
- a CDS encoding CDP-alcohol phosphatidyltransferase family protein has product MFDRQATQCIKPAVDRIARRLHAVGVGADALSFMGFAVGMLAAVLVASGFFGGGLVAILLSRMIDGLDGAVARLTSPTDRGGFLDITLDFLFYASIPLAFAVADPARNALAAAALLAAFMGTGSSFLAFASIAAKRGMTSTAYPDKSFYFLGGLTEAGETLAFFIAMCLWPQHFAWLAWSFCALCVLTIAMRIYWGWRAFN; this is encoded by the coding sequence ATGTTTGACCGACAGGCCACGCAATGCATCAAGCCAGCGGTCGACCGGATCGCGCGCCGGCTTCACGCCGTCGGTGTGGGCGCCGATGCACTGAGCTTCATGGGGTTTGCTGTCGGCATGCTGGCCGCGGTGCTGGTGGCCAGTGGCTTCTTCGGAGGGGGCTTGGTCGCGATCCTGCTTTCCCGAATGATCGATGGACTCGACGGCGCCGTGGCGCGCCTCACGAGCCCCACCGATCGCGGGGGGTTCCTCGACATCACGCTGGACTTTCTCTTTTACGCGTCGATCCCACTGGCGTTCGCGGTCGCCGACCCGGCGCGCAACGCACTCGCGGCGGCTGCCCTGCTGGCAGCCTTCATGGGCACCGGCTCCAGCTTCCTGGCGTTCGCCTCGATCGCGGCCAAGCGCGGCATGACGAGCACGGCCTATCCCGACAAGTCGTTCTACTTCCTCGGCGGCTTGACCGAAGCCGGCGAAACGCTGGCCTTCTTCATCGCGATGTGCCTCTGGCCGCAGCATTTCGCGTGGCTGGCCTGGAGCTTCTGCGCGCTGTGCGTGCTGACGATCGCGATGCGCATCTACTGGGGCTGGCGGGCCTTCAACTGA
- a CDS encoding nucleoside hydrolase gives MTTFPAHSDAWTRQRLEGPLPGRRPRVVIDTDTANEVDDQFALAWALLSPDALDVEAMYAAPFSFAHRRGLLPNAPSNAAPFGPPHIGMERSYDEIERVYSLLSLPSSGRVYRGSTGYLESPTKARRSDACDHLIALARSADPEHPLYVVALGCVTNIASALLLAPDIVDRIVVVWTSGYPSSAPHVNASFNLEQDPAASRLLFDSGVPLVYLPGYHVGAQLRLSSIEVEHYVKGCGAIGDALHRLYSNNPLWSILGHDASQPYSWVIWDLICVAWMIQPDWVPSMLVRTPRLDAELRWVPSPGRPWMREGHAVQRDAIFNDFFAKLAQLKARQPQ, from the coding sequence ATGACCACCTTCCCGGCGCACTCCGACGCGTGGACCCGGCAGCGGCTCGAAGGGCCGCTGCCGGGCCGTCGCCCCCGCGTCGTCATCGACACCGACACGGCCAACGAGGTGGACGATCAGTTCGCGCTGGCCTGGGCCCTGCTCTCGCCCGACGCGCTGGACGTGGAGGCGATGTACGCCGCACCGTTTTCGTTCGCGCACCGGCGTGGGTTGTTGCCGAATGCGCCGTCGAATGCGGCGCCTTTCGGTCCACCGCACATCGGCATGGAGCGCAGCTACGACGAGATCGAGCGGGTGTACAGCCTGTTGTCGCTGCCGTCGTCGGGGCGGGTCTACCGCGGCAGCACCGGCTACCTGGAATCGCCTACCAAGGCGCGTCGCAGTGACGCATGCGACCACCTCATCGCACTGGCCCGGTCGGCGGACCCCGAGCACCCGTTGTATGTCGTCGCGCTGGGTTGCGTGACCAACATCGCCAGTGCGCTGTTACTCGCGCCGGACATCGTCGATCGCATCGTGGTGGTCTGGACGAGCGGCTACCCGTCATCGGCGCCGCATGTGAACGCGTCTTTCAACCTCGAGCAGGACCCGGCCGCAAGCCGGCTGCTGTTCGACAGCGGCGTTCCGCTGGTCTACCTGCCGGGCTACCACGTCGGCGCGCAGCTGCGGCTGTCCTCCATCGAAGTCGAGCACTACGTGAAGGGTTGCGGCGCGATCGGTGACGCCCTGCATCGGCTGTATTCGAACAACCCGCTCTGGTCGATCCTGGGGCACGACGCGAGCCAGCCGTATTCCTGGGTGATCTGGGACCTGATCTGCGTGGCCTGGATGATCCAACCTGACTGGGTGCCGAGCATGCTCGTGCGCACGCCGCGGCTCGATGCCGAATTGCGCTGGGTGCCGTCCCCCGGGCGTCCGTGGATGCGTGAAGGGCATGCGGTACAGCGCGATGCGATCTTCAACGACTTTTTCGCCAAGCTCGCTCAGTTGAAGGCCCGCCAGCCCCAGTAG
- a CDS encoding FAD-dependent oxidoreductase, whose translation MKRLVLLGGGHAHLAVLKSLAERPLDGWQVQLVTPFRRQIYSGMLPGWVAGHYAIDECAIALDALAERGRVALTVTACTDLDLSANTIACADGSTVPFDLLSIDTGPEPALHHLPGVLEHALPIRPIEGFVAAWPGLVDRIARQRHRFDLVVLGAGAAGVELALAIHRRALTEGWSHLRTTLIGSADLPLEGVAGRARHHLGQLLAQREIRWIGERRAVRFAPNRIDFTQGASVGFDACLAVTGAAAPAWPAAAGLATDPAGFIRVGRTLQATRHPHVLAAGDVAAYEDARPKSGVFAVRAGPVLARNLRALSRGDAPAPWTPQQRALYLISTGDERAVAAWGRWTWRGAWVWRWKDRIDRQFVARFGADTAAGG comes from the coding sequence ATGAAACGCCTCGTGCTGCTCGGCGGCGGCCACGCGCACCTTGCCGTGCTGAAGTCGCTGGCCGAACGTCCGCTCGATGGCTGGCAGGTGCAACTGGTGACGCCGTTCCGGCGCCAGATCTATTCGGGCATGTTGCCGGGCTGGGTCGCGGGCCACTATGCGATCGACGAATGCGCGATCGCGCTCGATGCGCTGGCCGAACGCGGACGCGTCGCGCTCACCGTGACGGCGTGCACCGACCTGGACCTGTCCGCCAACACCATCGCCTGTGCCGATGGGTCGACGGTTCCGTTCGACTTGCTCTCCATCGACACCGGGCCCGAGCCCGCGCTGCACCACCTTCCCGGCGTCCTGGAACACGCGTTGCCCATCCGCCCCATCGAGGGTTTCGTGGCGGCGTGGCCGGGCCTGGTCGATCGCATCGCGAGGCAACGCCACCGCTTCGACCTGGTGGTGCTCGGCGCGGGCGCGGCCGGTGTCGAGCTGGCCCTGGCGATCCATCGCAGGGCGCTGACCGAAGGCTGGTCGCACCTGCGGACCACGCTGATCGGCTCGGCCGACCTGCCGCTCGAAGGCGTCGCCGGAAGAGCCCGGCACCACCTTGGGCAGTTGCTCGCGCAGCGGGAAATTCGCTGGATCGGCGAGCGCCGCGCGGTGCGCTTCGCACCGAACCGTATCGATTTCACGCAAGGCGCGTCGGTCGGCTTCGACGCGTGCCTCGCCGTCACCGGCGCGGCCGCGCCGGCCTGGCCCGCTGCCGCCGGATTGGCCACCGATCCGGCCGGCTTCATTCGCGTCGGGCGCACCTTGCAGGCAACGCGCCACCCGCATGTGCTCGCCGCAGGCGACGTGGCCGCGTACGAGGATGCCCGGCCGAAATCCGGCGTCTTCGCCGTGCGCGCAGGGCCGGTGCTGGCGCGCAACCTGCGCGCCTTGAGCCGAGGCGACGCGCCGGCCCCCTGGACGCCGCAACAGCGGGCGCTTTATCTCATCAGCACCGGTGACGAGCGCGCCGTGGCCGCGTGGGGCCGGTGGACCTGGCGCGGGGCCTGGGTCTGGCGCTGGAAGGACCGGATCGACCGGCAGTTCGTTGCACGCTTTGGCGCGGACACTGCGGCGGGCGGCTGA